The following is a genomic window from Bacteroidales bacterium.
CATTTTTACTATCTTCGTATAAACTAAATTCTCAATTTTATGAAAAGTAATATCTCTCGTCGCGACTTCCTGCAAGGTAGTTTAATGGCCGGAATAGGATTGGCCGCATTTAAAAATATGCCGGAGTTTATGAATTCAGTTCCTGCCGGAGACATGAAACTTGGTCTCTGTACATATCTGTGGGGACAGGACTGGGATCTTCCGACTCTTATTACAAATTGTGAAAAAGCAGGGTACCTTGGTTTAGAACTTCGGACTCAGCATTCGCATAAGGTTGAAACAAACCTTAATGCTGCACAGCGTGCCGAAGTAAAGAAAAGATTTGCCGATAGTAAGGTGAAGTGCCTTGGTTATGGAGCAAACTTCGAATATCATAATCCTGATCAGGCCAAACTCCGTGAGAACATAGAACAAACAAAAGAATATATAAAGCTGTGCAAAGATATAGGTGCAACAGGCATCAAGGTAAAACCGAATAATTTACCGGCTGAGGTATCAAAAGAGAAGACAATAGCACAGATTGCCGCTTCACTTAATGAGGTTGGCAAGTATGCCAAAGATTATGGTCAGCTTGTTCGTGTTGAGGTTCATGGCAACCTGACACAGGAAATACCTAATATGAAAGCTATCTTCGAACAGGTTACCGAAAAAAATGTTGTAATGTGCTGGAACTGCAATGATCAGGATCTGCTTCCTCCGGGACTTGAGGCTAACTTTAACAGTGTAAAAAAATGGTTTGGCGATACAGTGCATATCCGCGAACTTAACGAAGGCAATTATCCTTATCAGCAGCTTTTCGACCTCTTTAACGGAATCAACTACAAAGGATGGATTCTTCTTGAAGCCCGCACCGCACCAGCTGACAGGGTCGTCGCTATGAAAGAACAGCTTGCACTATTTAATAAAATGATTGGAAAAAGCTAGACTATCTATGAGCAATACAATAAAACGTCGCAACTTCATAGGGACATCGGTCAAAGGAATTGCAGGAGCAGGAGTACTTGCAGCAGTATCATGCGCACCGGAAAAGACAGAAGGAATCGGCAAGCAGTTTATTCACCATGTCTTCTTCTGGCTGAAAGAGCCTATTACGCCTGAAGGCCGTACCAGGTTTGAAGCCGGACTGAAAGCTCTTGTAAAAGTTGAGACTATTATCGATTATCATCTTGGAGTTCCTGCAGGAACCAGCCGTGATGTTATCGATGGAACCTACACATATTCATTACTAACTACATTTAAAGACCGGGCAGATCAGGATATTTATCAGACTCATCCGATACACCTGAAGTTTATTGCCGATTGTCAGGATTTGTGGGAAAGAGTTGTGGTGTATGATTCGGTCTCAATCTAAAATATAGTCTGCGCTGAACCCGAAAAGCTCCGCATCGCTGGTATGGGCTTTCAGAAAGACTCCAACCATAATTTTGGGAAGTATTTTATAGGATAGCTCATATTTCTGATAGACAGGATGTTTTGCTTTGTACGGGGAATATAAATATACTCCGAGGTATTGGGTAAAGACTGCTTTACCAAGTAAAAAATCCTGTCCGCCAATGACTGCAATTCTTTTATTATCCTTATCCAGTCCTTCAATCTCTATCATCTTCTTAACACCACCATCAACTATCAGCTCCGCCCCTGCATTCAGGGCATATCTGGTTCTCAGCTGCCAGGTATAACGCGAACTGAATCCATATGTCCATGTATCAACTCCGTAAACTACCTTGTAACCCATTAATGTTTGAAGGACAAGATACCGACCTGATTCCTTTTTATTCCGAAGAGGGGCATACAGATCATCAAGTTTTGGTATATCACCTGCAAATCGTTCCAGCCCCAGCGAAACAGTCGGGAAATTCATACCGTAATTAGGGATCCTCTGTGCCCCGTTGGATATATGGTTATAAGTTCCTGAGAGAGTCAGAAATGTCCCGGGACTGATCTTATATTTAAATCTTGCTGACAGATAAAGAGGATAACTTAATCTGGTGCTGAAGAATCTGTTGAGCTGGTTATCAGTGTCATGATAAATCTTAGTATGGTATGAAAACCCTGCTCCCCCCTTTATTGAGAAAATATATCTCTCCCCGGATCTGATTACAGGTTCAGTAAAGACCGTTAATAAGTATGCACTTCCTACAATATCAGGATTCTGAAAATTAAAATAGCTGAGCTGAACTCCAGAAATATTATACCTGGCAAAAGTGCTCCAGCTCTCATAAGAGGTTTTAAGGTTGTTAAGGCTAATCTCAAATCCATAAGGATTGGTATGCGAAACAGGCTCAATTGCTTCGGTATGAGGTATTATAAAGCCATAATGCGACTGAATACCAATGAAGTAGTGATTATTGGAATCCGGACTTTGAGAACTAACAGGGGAAAAAAACCTAAAAAATAAACATAATACCAGAAAGCATCTCATAAGATCAAATGCATCATTTTTATTTAATGTTGCTGGGTGCTGGGTCCTGGGTACTGGGTACTGGTACACTTTCACCTTTGAATTTTGAACTTTGAACCTTGAACTTCACCCAGCGCCTAGCACCCAGCACTCAGCACCCATCACCCAATTATCACTTCAGGAAAACCTCCAGAACCGGAATCTCCATTTGCGGTTTCAACACTGGTAAGGATAGTGTCAGATCATTTTTTGCATCATCTCTTCCTGCCCTGAACCTGATCTCTGAGGCATCGTGAAGAAACTGGACATATTTCACCTTATCACCCATATCAGGAAGTGTCATGCTGCCCATCGGGTATGCCAGAAGATGAACATATAGCCTTCGGGTAACAGGATTATATGTAAGAAGTGTATTGGCCGGAACTTTAAATTCAGTAGGAGGAGCTTCAGTACATCCGTATATCGATCTGTTATTGTATTTCATCCACTGTCCCATACCCGTAAGTCTGTCCTGTGCTCTTGAATCAAATACCCCACGGGCTGTCGGGCCAACATTCAACAGAAGGTTACCGCCTTTACTCACCGATTCTATGAGAAGTTCAAGAAGCTGTGCCTGGCTTTTCCAGGTATTCTCATCACGATAGTAGCCCCATGAGCCGGAGAATGTCTGGCATGTCTCCCATGCAACTCTTTTGCCATTTATCTCAGGCCACTTTGCTACCTTAACCTGTTCAGGTGTAGTAAAATCCCAGCCGCCTTCAACATCGCGCAGGTCGAGACGATCGTCAACGATTATGCCCGGCTGAAGGGAGCGGGCAAGTTTTAACAGGTTTTCAGAATCCCAGTCAGCACGTCCCTTGCCGTTTTTACCCGGGAAAGAAAAGTCAAACCAGATAATACTTATTTCGCCATAGTTGGTTAGCAATTCACGAACCTGATTTTTCATATATTCCTGATACTTCTTCATATCCTTTCCCTTGTTCAGTCTGATATAAGCAGTATCTGATGTCTGACGCTGGGGATGATTACTGTCGATAGTATAATCGGGATGATGCCAGTCTATTAATGAGTAATAGAAACCTACCTTGAGTCCTTCTGCCCTGAAAGCCTCAACATATTCCTTAATAAGGTCTTTACCATAAGGTGTATTAGTAGATTTGTAATCTGTAAACTTAGAATCGAAGAGGCAGAATCCCTCATGATGTTTTGCTGTAAGGACAACATATTTCATACCGGCAGCTTTCGCCATTTTTGCCCATTCATGGGGATCGTACATATCGGGATTGAACATCTCGAAGTACTTCTGATACTGCTCATTAGTCATGCGCTCTGCATTCTTCACCCATTCGTGACGGGCCGGTAAAGCATATAAACCCCAGTGGATAAACATGCCAAACCTGGCATCGGTCCACCACTTCATCCTTTGGGCTTTCTGAGCTTCCGTTTCTTTTGGAAGCTGGGCATTTGCAAACTGAGGTGTGAATAGTGTTGCAAGGAATACAAGAATTGTAAAAATGGTCTTTGTTTTCATATTGGTTGGGTTAGTTACAATTATTTTCAGGTATATTTTAGTCAAGCCTTCTTGTTAAAATTTCAGCAAGATCAACTGCATCTAATTTAGCCGGATTATTCTTATTATCAGTAGTTGAACAAATAATATCAATATCTTTTTCTTCAATGCCGTATTCCCGCAATCCTGCTAATTTCAGATCCTGTGTCATCTGATGCAGATATTCTATAAATCCATCTGTGTAGTATTTATCAGACTTACCTTTCTCGCCAAGAAACAACTTACCCAGAGCAGTATATTTCTTGAGGGCAACTTCGCTATCTGAGGCCCTTCTGAGCTTTCTGACGGTAACCTCATTTGAGACGGCCATAAGAGTTCCGCATACCAGTCCGTGTGAAATATTGTACATTCCGCCGACTGAAGAGGCAAATCCATGAACTGCACCCAGACCTGCATTGGCAAGGCATATTCCGGAGGTGAGCGCTGCAAACGACATACCTGTCCTTGCTTCAATATTACCTCCGTCGACATAACTTTCTCTAAGTGAAGTTTTTATCTGCTTAAGTCCTTCATATGCAAGGGCATCGGTATATTCATTTGACTTTACAGAGAGGAAAGCTTCTGTAAGCTGCGTAAAACAGTCCATGCCGCTGGCAGCTGTTATATCAGGCGGGCAACTAATAGTGAGTTCAGGATCAACCAGAGCAACATCAGGCACAAGATTATCATGACGGAGTGATCGCTTAAAACCATCCTTCCCAACCCTTGATAAAACAGCATTCTTTGTGGCTTCACTTCCGGTACCGGAGGTAGTGGGCACAGCTATAAAAGGGAGTTTTGTGCCCGGATGTTCCTTATTACCTATTACCTCCAGGTAATCAATAACCGATCCGGTTTTATACATCATCGCTGAAACTGCTTTCCCTGCATCTATAACACTTCCCCCTCCTATAGCAATAACCGAACTGAATTCATCCGTGCTGCAATCAGAAACGATCTGATCAATCATTTCAGGAGATGGTTCACCGGGAATTGTAATATGTTTATATCTTATCTTCTTTCCCTGAAGTGCATCAAGGAGCAACTCACCATCAGAAGATTCTATGAAAGACTTTTTTCCTGTTAATAAAATAACAGAAGGGCCGTTATTGGTTATTACCGACTGAATCTCAGGCAGCTTACCGCAGCCGAATATTATCTGTGGCAGTCTGGCAAACCTGAAAGAGCTTACCATCTCGATGCATCCTGAGGTTCAATAATCTTATACTTCACACCTCTTCTGGGTTCTGCCATGAACGGTTCAACAGTATCGCGCCACCTGTTATAGTGCGGTGTAGTTTTGTGATTAGCTGCTGCTGCTTCGGTTTCATAAGCTTCATACAGCATAAATCTCAGAGGATCATCTGACTGCTGAATCAGATCGAATCTTAAATTACCCTGTTCCTTTACCGATTCCAGATGATTGGCAGTTGTTGCATCAATAAAGCTGTTCAGTGCCTCGGCTTTAACATGAATATATACACAGGTGACAATCATATTTCCTTATTTCCTTATTTATCATTCAGCAATTTCAATCTGTTTCTTCTCTTTAAAGAAGAAGATGAAACAGATCAGAACTACCACTGCAATGTAAGCAGGGACAAACCAGATGTTTTTCCACTGGTAAACCTGGTTAACAGAGTAATAGGTTGTTACAAAACCTGAGAACCATGTACCAATGAACATACCCAGTCCGTATGTCACAAAGGTGAACAGACCCTGGGCTGCATTTTTTATCCTTTCATTTGATTTCTTTTCAGTATACATATATCCGGTTACGAAGAAGAAATCATAACATACGCCATGAAGTATAATACCTGCGTATAGCATCCAGATGTTGGAATCCATGTTACCAAATGCGAAACAGAGATATCTGACAATCCAGGCCGTCATACCAATCAGGAGCATCTTTTTTACACCAATCCTGTTAAACAGAAATGGTATAGCAAGAATAAAGAGAGCCTCCGACATCTGTCCCATTACCATCTTACCTGCTGTGTTCTCCATGCCTGACTGATTCAGATAAAGGTTTGCAAATCCGAAATAGAACGAAAGCGGGATACATACGAAAATAGCAGCTACAAAAAATATTAGATATGACCTGTCTTTGAACAACACCAGAGCATCAATTCCAAGTATTGATTTTGCAGAGGCAGCAGTCCTGGCCAGAGGAGGTGTATCAGGAAGCATGAAACTGAACACACCAAGGGCAAAAGAGACAATGGCTGCCATATAAAATGTAAGAGGAGTCTGTTCTATGCCCAGAATTGCAATCATAAAACCGGCTATTACCCAGCCTACCGTACCAAAAACCCTTACGAGAGGGAACTGTTTTCCGGGGTCCTGCATCTGTCTGAATGCAACACTATTGGAGAGCGCAATAGTGGGCATATAGGCGAGGGAATAGAGAAGAATAACCCAGTAGAACGGGGCATTTGCTGTAACTTTTGAAGCCATAATGAGTAGTATTCCTCCCAGAATATGAAGCAATCCCATTACTTTCTGGGCAGCAAAGAACCTGTCAGCAATCATACCTACAAAGAATGGAGATATCATTGTAGCAATGGCAAGGGCTGAGTACGCGGCACCAATCTGTATCCCTGACGAACCCAGAAACTTCGTCATAAATGTTCCCATTGTTACATACCATGAGCCCCAGATATAATACTGAAGGAACATCATAAGCGAAAGGATCAGAGTGGTTTTAGTTTTCATAGCGTCTTTTTTACACGTATAAATATACAAAAACTGATTAAATTATCATCTCGATACCACATGAAAACAACCCTGCTGCTTCTCATAAGTTGCCCAGCATTTCTTTTCCTGACGAAGCTGCCAGATAACTTCTGCAAGAGCCTCCTTCATATACCATTTATCGCACTCTGTAACAAATACCTTTCTGAATGAGAACCTTGCATAGGATATATCAAAAGCATTTCCGTACAGATGGGGACTGTTTTCAGATGAGTTACCGTTTGTCTTTCTTAAACCTTTAAGTTTTTCTGTTGTCCGGGTCATTGAAGTAACATGCATTTTTGAACCTTTCAATCCGTCCTTTGCTATTTTTTCCTTAAGCCTCTGCCCAATCTCATCCAGAAGTCTTTTGCTGTCCCTGGTAAGATAAGGATAGCTGTGTGTCATATCATCGATAACATACAGACTATTGCTTCGCACCCTGAATAATTTATGTGCGGATACCCGTTGTTCAATTTCTTTTTTGTTACCGCATACGGCAATGCCGCTTGCTTTAGCCTGTGCTGAATAATCTACAATCCTGTCGTTAAGTCTTTTACTGAAATTAACCTGCTGATAATTTTTGCATCTCACACTAAAGTATGCCCTCATCATCGCTCTGTTCGACTGCGGAATAAAAACAAATCCGATGATTACCAGCGTTATTATGGTAAGCCATACTTTTAATCGGTATTCCTTCCTCAATCTTATTCTGGGGATGCGCATCAGGTCACTTATTTTTTTACGAAAGTATAGCATACCGATAACAAATCTGAACAGATAAAAATGAGTTATTCACATTGGTATGCCATATAATCAACAATGGTATTCCAAAAAATGGGCTATTTTTGATGTGAAATCAGAAACGGATTAAAATGGAACAGAAAAAAGCTATTGCCGGATTTATAGGAGCCGGGGGAATTGCTAAATCACACATATTTGCCCTCAATTCAATGCACTACTATTACGCTGATGCTCCTGAGGCAGAACTCGAAGCTGTCTGTTCAGCAACTGAGAAGAGCAGGAATTCATTCGCTGAGCATTATGGATTCAAAAAAGCTGTTCCGATTGAGGAGTTTGCAGCAAATGATAAAATTGATTCTGTGTACATTCTTGGCCCGAATAAAGTTCATTTTGAGCACTTTAAAATGGCAGTTGGGATGCCTTCGGTTAAACGGATCTATATGGAAAAACCGATATGTTCCACTGTTGAAGAAGAGATGGAGATCATAAGGATATCCCAACAAAATCCGCATCTGAAAATACAAGTAGGATTTCAATATCTTTTTATACCAAATGTCAGGGAAGCTTATAAACTCTGGAAATCAGGGAAGCTGGGGAGACCGGTTCATTTCGATCTTAAATATTATCATGGTGACTATCTTCAGAAAGAGTACCGCGATAAAAGGACCAACAGGTTAACACCGGCACCTGACGGGGGTGCAATGGCTGATCTTGGATCACATGCAATTAGTTTCGCCTCGGCCTTTCTTGGCAATAATCTTAAGATTACCAGCGCAATACAATCGGGTCAGTTTAAAGATGTCCCCGCTGAATCTGACCTCTTCAGTCTGATCACCCTCTACGATTCAGCGACAAATGCAGCCGGTACTGTTGCAGCCAGCCGTATCAGTTCAGGAACGGGTGATCTTCTTTGCATGGAACTGTTCGGAGAGAAAGGATGTCTGAGGTTTTCATCCCACACGCCCGACTATTTTGAATATTATCTCGAAGAAACAGGAAACTGGACAAAGGTCTTAACCGGAAGCAACTACAAGCCTCTTACAAGTTTCCCTTCAGCTCACGTACCGGCAGGATGGCTTCGATCGATGGTCCATGCTCATTATGTGTTCCTTACAGGGAATGATATCGGATCTCTCATACCTGATATTACTCATGGACTGGCCGTGCAGCGATTAGTCAGAGAGACAGCTGAACATCTAACAAGATTCAGGGAATCAGTGTTATAACGACATATTTTTTCCTATTTCGGAAGAATTTCAAAATTCATCTTATCAACAACCTGATACAGAATTTTAATGTCACAGAGGGCAGATTCTGAGATTTCAACAAGAAATTTATCATTTACAACAAATCTGACACCTGCTCCCTGACAACCATATTCATTCTTCTCCATCACTTCAACGCCTTTGTATTTCCCCTTTATTGTAACAGCTTTTTCATTCGGACTCTGAGGTTTAATCATCTCCTCATAATACTCAGGTGCTGCATCGCTTATTATAACGAAAATGTTTGAAGTTTTATCCATGGTCCCATTCTCTCCTCCTGTACCTCTCTGAAGAAGCTTATTATAACCAACACTTACAGATGTCGGATTATCAGGCATTTGATCAATAGTAACTTCATCCTTTGTATATCCTGCCGGAACTTCTGAAGGAAGCGCTTTGATAATTAACTGAGGATCTGTTGATTTAGGATTACCTGATGTTTCAATCCCGAATTCTGAAGTAAAGTGCTGATCTCTATCTTCTAGTTGAGATTCCGTAATGGAGAACTGAACTCCCTTCAAAGAGGTGTAAACCTCAAACAGTTCAGCTCCTTTCTGTCCCTGAAATTCAACCTCCTTTAATACAAAGAATTTTATCTTCATGCCCGGGGGCATCTGCTGAAGCAGCATCTCTACCTGTTGTTTCAGAAAAGGAAGTTTTTCAGCCAGACTTTTTGGATCAAGCGACTTGATCTTAAGTGTGTTCTCATAAAAAGCGATAACCTTGTCGAAGTTATCCCCCGATACGAAATTACAGCACATCTTGCTGTCTCCTTCTTCCAGCTCTG
Proteins encoded in this region:
- a CDS encoding sugar phosphate isomerase/epimerase, with product MKSNISRRDFLQGSLMAGIGLAAFKNMPEFMNSVPAGDMKLGLCTYLWGQDWDLPTLITNCEKAGYLGLELRTQHSHKVETNLNAAQRAEVKKRFADSKVKCLGYGANFEYHNPDQAKLRENIEQTKEYIKLCKDIGATGIKVKPNNLPAEVSKEKTIAQIAASLNEVGKYAKDYGQLVRVEVHGNLTQEIPNMKAIFEQVTEKNVVMCWNCNDQDLLPPGLEANFNSVKKWFGDTVHIRELNEGNYPYQQLFDLFNGINYKGWILLEARTAPADRVVAMKEQLALFNKMIGKS
- a CDS encoding Dabb family protein, with protein sequence MSNTIKRRNFIGTSVKGIAGAGVLAAVSCAPEKTEGIGKQFIHHVFFWLKEPITPEGRTRFEAGLKALVKVETIIDYHLGVPAGTSRDVIDGTYTYSLLTTFKDRADQDIYQTHPIHLKFIADCQDLWERVVVYDSVSI
- a CDS encoding acyloxyacyl hydrolase, with the translated sequence MRCFLVLCLFFRFFSPVSSQSPDSNNHYFIGIQSHYGFIIPHTEAIEPVSHTNPYGFEISLNNLKTSYESWSTFARYNISGVQLSYFNFQNPDIVGSAYLLTVFTEPVIRSGERYIFSIKGGAGFSYHTKIYHDTDNQLNRFFSTRLSYPLYLSARFKYKISPGTFLTLSGTYNHISNGAQRIPNYGMNFPTVSLGLERFAGDIPKLDDLYAPLRNKKESGRYLVLQTLMGYKVVYGVDTWTYGFSSRYTWQLRTRYALNAGAELIVDGGVKKMIEIEGLDKDNKRIAVIGGQDFLLGKAVFTQYLGVYLYSPYKAKHPVYQKYELSYKILPKIMVGVFLKAHTSDAELFGFSADYILD
- a CDS encoding alpha-L-fucosidase; amino-acid sequence: MKTKTIFTILVFLATLFTPQFANAQLPKETEAQKAQRMKWWTDARFGMFIHWGLYALPARHEWVKNAERMTNEQYQKYFEMFNPDMYDPHEWAKMAKAAGMKYVVLTAKHHEGFCLFDSKFTDYKSTNTPYGKDLIKEYVEAFRAEGLKVGFYYSLIDWHHPDYTIDSNHPQRQTSDTAYIRLNKGKDMKKYQEYMKNQVRELLTNYGEISIIWFDFSFPGKNGKGRADWDSENLLKLARSLQPGIIVDDRLDLRDVEGGWDFTTPEQVKVAKWPEINGKRVAWETCQTFSGSWGYYRDENTWKSQAQLLELLIESVSKGGNLLLNVGPTARGVFDSRAQDRLTGMGQWMKYNNRSIYGCTEAPPTEFKVPANTLLTYNPVTRRLYVHLLAYPMGSMTLPDMGDKVKYVQFLHDASEIRFRAGRDDAKNDLTLSLPVLKPQMEIPVLEVFLK
- a CDS encoding iron-containing alcohol dehydrogenase yields the protein MVSSFRFARLPQIIFGCGKLPEIQSVITNNGPSVILLTGKKSFIESSDGELLLDALQGKKIRYKHITIPGEPSPEMIDQIVSDCSTDEFSSVIAIGGGSVIDAGKAVSAMMYKTGSVIDYLEVIGNKEHPGTKLPFIAVPTTSGTGSEATKNAVLSRVGKDGFKRSLRHDNLVPDVALVDPELTISCPPDITAASGMDCFTQLTEAFLSVKSNEYTDALAYEGLKQIKTSLRESYVDGGNIEARTGMSFAALTSGICLANAGLGAVHGFASSVGGMYNISHGLVCGTLMAVSNEVTVRKLRRASDSEVALKKYTALGKLFLGEKGKSDKYYTDGFIEYLHQMTQDLKLAGLREYGIEEKDIDIICSTTDNKNNPAKLDAVDLAEILTRRLD
- a CDS encoding antibiotic biosynthesis monooxygenase → MIVTCVYIHVKAEALNSFIDATTANHLESVKEQGNLRFDLIQQSDDPLRFMLYEAYETEAAAANHKTTPHYNRWRDTVEPFMAEPRRGVKYKIIEPQDASRW
- a CDS encoding nucleoside permease encodes the protein MKTKTTLILSLMMFLQYYIWGSWYVTMGTFMTKFLGSSGIQIGAAYSALAIATMISPFFVGMIADRFFAAQKVMGLLHILGGILLIMASKVTANAPFYWVILLYSLAYMPTIALSNSVAFRQMQDPGKQFPLVRVFGTVGWVIAGFMIAILGIEQTPLTFYMAAIVSFALGVFSFMLPDTPPLARTAASAKSILGIDALVLFKDRSYLIFFVAAIFVCIPLSFYFGFANLYLNQSGMENTAGKMVMGQMSEALFILAIPFLFNRIGVKKMLLIGMTAWIVRYLCFAFGNMDSNIWMLYAGIILHGVCYDFFFVTGYMYTEKKSNERIKNAAQGLFTFVTYGLGMFIGTWFSGFVTTYYSVNQVYQWKNIWFVPAYIAVVVLICFIFFFKEKKQIEIAE
- a CDS encoding Gfo/Idh/MocA family oxidoreductase, with the translated sequence MEQKKAIAGFIGAGGIAKSHIFALNSMHYYYADAPEAELEAVCSATEKSRNSFAEHYGFKKAVPIEEFAANDKIDSVYILGPNKVHFEHFKMAVGMPSVKRIYMEKPICSTVEEEMEIIRISQQNPHLKIQVGFQYLFIPNVREAYKLWKSGKLGRPVHFDLKYYHGDYLQKEYRDKRTNRLTPAPDGGAMADLGSHAISFASAFLGNNLKITSAIQSGQFKDVPAESDLFSLITLYDSATNAAGTVAASRISSGTGDLLCMELFGEKGCLRFSSHTPDYFEYYLEETGNWTKVLTGSNYKPLTSFPSAHVPAGWLRSMVHAHYVFLTGNDIGSLIPDITHGLAVQRLVRETAEHLTRFRESVL